A segment of the Leptolyngbya sp. NIES-3755 genome:
TTTGCAGTTGGCGGCTACCAGGTTCAAGAAACGCGCTAAAATCTAGCCCGATCGCTTTAAATAACCGAATACTATCTTTCAGAAGTGCGCCTTTCGGCAATGCGACCGTCAACATATCGAGAAAAATAAACGAAGGAATCTCTATATTAGATCTTGGTTGCTCAAATTTTCCCTCGATCGAATGGCATGAAAATTCTGTTGGTGGACGATGAACTCGAAATGGCAGAACCGCTGAGCCGTTTGCTGACTCGCGAAGGCTATGAGGTCGATGTCGCGCAAGATGGCGATCGCGGTTTACAACTCGCTTCCAATCAACCTTATGATCTCCTCATTCTCGATTGGATGCTCCCTGGCAAATCAGGCTTAGATATCTGTCAAAGTCTACGATCGCGAGGAGATGCCACTCCGGTTTTATTTCTCACTGCCAAAGATACGATCGACGATCGCGTTCAAGGACTCGATGCAGGTGCAGACGATTACATTGTTAAACCCTTTGAACTGCGAGAATTATTAGCGCGAGTCAGAGCCTTATTAAGGCGACCCACGACGATCGAACCTGGTGCGATTGCCCGATTAAAAGTCGAAGATTTAGAATTAGACTTACAAAATCAAGTGGCGTATCGCAATGGTAGATCGATCGAGCTTTCAGAAAAAGAAAGTCAGCTTTTAGCTTATCTAATGCGACAACCGAATCAGCTACTCACGCACGACCAAATTTCGCAATATCTCTGGAGCGAAAGTGAAAAACCGACGAGCAATGCTTTAGTGGCACAAATTCGATTACTAAGGCGAAAAATCGAAGCTAAAGGAGAAACGCCGCTGATTACAACCGTTTATGGAAAAGGCTATCGGTTCGGAAGTCCTTGAGATCTTTTATTGAGCATCGATTAGAATTTGTATACTTCCTAACCTTCTTTCGTTCGATGAGTTGTGACACACAGCAATCCGAGGAATTAACAGATTGCCTCAATCAAATCAAAGCCTTTTCGCTGCAAGAGTTCGATCGACAAATTGCATCGCATCAACTGTACTATCACACCCGCGATCACATTGCTCATGTCCAACGTCGATCGCAGTTCATTTTTGAAACGATTCGCACTGATTTAACCGCTGCTGAGATTGATCAACTCGATCGATTGCTAGATCTGTGTGTGGTGGCTCATGACATGATTCAAGTCTTTGAAGCCCAGCCGCAACCGCATACTGCCCGACAGCGATCGAGAGGAATCAGTGAAGCTGCTACGATCGATCATTTGCTCGATTACATTGATTCAGTGTGTTCAGGAACATTCACGGAAAGCGATCGAGCTATTATTCGCACTGCTATTAATGCCACGATTTGCGGATACGATCCAGAACAGCAAGCGATTTACCAACCTGCATTAGATGATCCGAACTTATCGATCGTTGCCCGAATTCTAGCGTTAGCGGATTTAGGAGCATTAGGAATCGACGGGATTGAAATGTACAACCGCGAAGGTAGCTTATTGTTTTTAGAAGAAAATCTGGATGTTGTACCGTTGTTAATTTCAGG
Coding sequences within it:
- a CDS encoding two component transcriptional regulator (similar to AA sequence:cyanobase_aa:LBDG_32080), whose translation is MKILLVDDELEMAEPLSRLLTREGYEVDVAQDGDRGLQLASNQPYDLLILDWMLPGKSGLDICQSLRSRGDATPVLFLTAKDTIDDRVQGLDAGADDYIVKPFELRELLARVRALLRRPTTIEPGAIARLKVEDLELDLQNQVAYRNGRSIELSEKESQLLAYLMRQPNQLLTHDQISQYLWSESEKPTSNALVAQIRLLRRKIEAKGETPLITTVYGKGYRFGSP
- a CDS encoding hypothetical protein (hypothetical protein LYNGBM3L_42920;~similar to AA sequence:cyanobase_aa:LBDG_19880); translation: MSCDTQQSEELTDCLNQIKAFSLQEFDRQIASHQLYYHTRDHIAHVQRRSQFIFETIRTDLTAAEIDQLDRLLDLCVVAHDMIQVFEAQPQPHTARQRSRGISEAATIDHLLDYIDSVCSGTFTESDRAIIRTAINATICGYDPEQQAIYQPALDDPNLSIVARILALADLGALGIDGIEMYNREGSLLFLEENLDVVPLLISGEIKQLEATNPALAENIRQRLLKRCRFQVSLAKSRLARFEHEIEGFPKNAIEKLHQKVFKYLNIETIRELEKTTPISDRSSLDLLLKFYNFEQYLSLSR